One Brassica napus cultivar Da-Ae chromosome C4, Da-Ae, whole genome shotgun sequence genomic region harbors:
- the LOC106396108 gene encoding tRNA 2'-phosphotransferase 1, with translation MVAPTLLKAAKIAGDRRKLHSRRTFTETSRLPLSSLIRGKLISAGYTSLSSISSTDLAREAEAFEILKMANQVAGSSSLVNVFNTGRLLRFSRLPTLSIFPKFSPLSALMDASNLGSSSKPAFSSFSQSSRSGGRGRGNERDNDRRRPQGRGGGGGGRGGEGGNDRIDALGRLLTRILRHMATEMRLDMRGDGFVKVEDLLNLNLKTSANVQLKSHTVDEIREAVRRDNKQRFSLVEEDGELLIRANQGHSITTVESDKLLKPILSPEEAPVCVHGTYKKNLESILASGLKRMNRMHVHFSCGLPTDGEVISGMRRDVNVLIFLDIKKALEDGIAFYISDNKVILTEGVDGVVPVDYFHKIESWPSRQPIPF, from the exons ATGGTGGCGCCTACACTCTTAAAGGCGGCGAAAATCGCCGGCGATCGAAGAAAGCTTCACTCGCGACGAACCTTCACGGAGACGTCGAGGCTACCGCTGTCGTCTTTGATTAGAGGAAAGCTGATATCCGCCGGCTACACTTCTCTGTCGTCGATTTCATCCACCGATCTCGCTCGAG AGGCTGAAGCGTTTGAGATTTTGAAGATGGCAAATCAAGTCGCTGGATCAAGTTCTCTCGTAAATG TGTTTAACACAGGTCGGCTTCTACGTTTCAGTCGTCTTCCAACTTTGAGCATCTTCCCCAAATTTTCACCTCTTTCTGCTCTCATGGATGCATCGAATCTCGGTTCTTCCAGCAAACCTGCCTTCTCTTCCTTCTCACAATCCAGCAGAAG CGGCGGTAGAGGAAGAGGAAACGAGAGAGATAATGATCGTCGGAGGCCTCAGGGTCGTGGCGGCGGCGGTGGTGGcagaggaggagaaggaggcAATGATAGAATCGATGCTCTTGGAAGACTCTT GACGAGAATCTTGAGACACATGGCTACTGAGATGAGATTGGACATGAGAGGTGATGGTTTTGTTAAAGTTGAAGACTTGCTTAACCTGAATCTTAAAACGTCTGCAAACGTTCAGTTGAAGTCTCATACCGTTGATGAAATTAGAGAG GCAGTGAGAAGGGACAATAAGCAACGTTTTAGCCTCGTTGAAGAGGATGGAGAGCTCTTGATCCGCGCTAACCAAGGCCACTCCATCACG ACGGTTGAATCCGACAAGTTACTTAAACCAATATTGTCACCGGAAGAAGCTCCAG TGTGTGTGCATGGAACTTATAAGAAGAATTTGGAATCCATCTTAGCATCTGGCTTAAAGCGTATGAATAGGATGCACGTTCACTTTTCTTGTGGCTTGCCAACAGATGGTGAAGTGATAAGTG GCATGAGAAGGGATGTTAACGTCCTAATCTTCCTTGACATCAAGAAAGCTCTTGAAG ATGGAATTGCATTCTACATTTCGGACAACAAGGTGATTTTGACTGAAGGCGTTGATGGTGTAGTGCCTGTTGATTACTTCCACAAGATCGAGTCTTGGCCTAGTCGGCAGCCAATTCCTTTCTGA